One Maribacter sp. HTCC2170 genomic window, TGCTGTTGCTAATTGTGGCAATGGGTTATTCACAAAAGAAGAAAAATGGCAATGTTTATTTAGAACACCCAGCACTTGAAACGGTGGACAATTTGCAACAAGCTTGGATGGCAGGTGACAAAGAAAAAGTGGCCACTTATTTAGCAGATGATTTTAAATCTTATTTTGGTTCAAATGTCAACAAAGACCGAAAAGGACAGGAACGGGAAAGCTTTTTGAACCAAGTGGGCCGAATCACTGAAAACCTTGCATATATATCCTTAAAACCCTCAAAAGGAGCTTATCCTGATGCGATTGAATACAAAGATGGAGATACTTGGGTACAAACATGGGATCATATGAAAGCAATTCATAATAAAACTGGCGTAAAATTGGATATGCCTTTTCATAGATTGTACAAATTGAATGACGATGGTAAAATAGAATTTGTAATAAACTATTATGAAAATAGAATGTTTTGGGAGATTGGCCGAAGTTACTCTGACCGTGAAAATGGCAAACTATATAATCATCATGATAACATAAACAGTGTACGCAGAATGATGGGTGCTTTTGAGAATGCTGATTTTGAGACAGCGTATGGTTTTTTTGCTGAAGATTGCAGCTTTAACACGCTTGAATTGCCCGATGGTGAAACCATGACATTGGATCAAGTCAAAGAACGAAATGAAAAAATGTGGGAAGCTTATGAATTTAATAGTATTGATGTGGTTGGGTATCCCGATTATCTTGAATATGATTTAAGGGATGGAAAAGTTGTACAGTCCTGGTGGAAATTTCGAATGACGAGAAAATCTGACAGCAAAAAATTCGTGATCCCAGCGCTGTACATCCATGATTTCAATGATGAGGGCAAAATAATTGGATCAAGCGCATATATCAGCACAAAAATTTTGGATGCAAAATAAACTTTAGGTGAACTAATGGTAAAAGAGGGCCAATGGCCCTCTTTTTTGTTATCAAGATAATTGCCAAGTATCACTTGCACTATTTTTGTCTCTTGAATTTGAAATTCAAATAAAATGTTCCGAAGAATCATTAAAACCATCAAGCGAATGTTAATAGCTATAGCATTGGTAATCGTTGCTGTCGTTGTTGTCGCAACTCTGTTTATAAATCTAAGTCCAGAATTTGGTGGAAAGGCCACTAAAGAACAAAAAGAGTTTTATTCGCAATCCAGTAATTATAAGGAAGGCAAGTTCATAAATATAGGTGATGTTCAAATGAACATGGACTTCAGTAAGTTTGTAAAAAGTCTTGTTGGATTTTTTAGTCCTCGGCCAAAAACTACCCCGACTTCCAATATTGATGTAATTACCGTTGATTCCCTTAGTATTGCTCAATATAAGGATAGTACAAGATTGGTGTGGTTCGGACATTCTACTTTTCTATTACAAATGAAAGGAAAGAACATCCTCATTGATCCAATGTTTAGTGCAGTTCCAGCTCCCCACCCAATGTTGGGGGGCAAGAGGTTTAGTAGCGAATTGCCAATTGAAATAGATCAACTTCCACAAATTGATGCTGTAGTACTTTCCCATGACCATTATGATCATTTGGACTATGGCTCAATTCAGCGGTTAAAGAATAAAACAAATCATTTTTTCACTCCTCTTGGTGTGGGTGTTCATTTACAGGAATGGGGAATTTCTGAAGAGCGCATTACTGAATTGGATTGGTGGCAAGAAATAAGTTTTGAGGATTTGGTTTTTAAATGTGCCCCAGCT contains:
- a CDS encoding nuclear transport factor 2 family protein, with the protein product MKNVILVMLLLIVAMGYSQKKKNGNVYLEHPALETVDNLQQAWMAGDKEKVATYLADDFKSYFGSNVNKDRKGQERESFLNQVGRITENLAYISLKPSKGAYPDAIEYKDGDTWVQTWDHMKAIHNKTGVKLDMPFHRLYKLNDDGKIEFVINYYENRMFWEIGRSYSDRENGKLYNHHDNINSVRRMMGAFENADFETAYGFFAEDCSFNTLELPDGETMTLDQVKERNEKMWEAYEFNSIDVVGYPDYLEYDLRDGKVVQSWWKFRMTRKSDSKKFVIPALYIHDFNDEGKIIGSSAYISTKILDAK
- a CDS encoding MBL fold metallo-hydrolase; its protein translation is MLIAIALVIVAVVVVATLFINLSPEFGGKATKEQKEFYSQSSNYKEGKFINIGDVQMNMDFSKFVKSLVGFFSPRPKTTPTSNIDVITVDSLSIAQYKDSTRLVWFGHSTFLLQMKGKNILIDPMFSAVPAPHPMLGGKRFSSELPIEIDQLPQIDAVVLSHDHYDHLDYGSIQRLKNKTNHFFTPLGVGVHLQEWGISEERITELDWWQEISFEDLVFKCAPAQHFSGRGVNDRGNTLWSSWVIQSESESIFFSGDSGYGPHFKEIGDKYGPFDFAMMECGQYNEMWKEIHMMPEETAQAGIDIKAKFIMPIHWGAFKLAMHQWTDPVERLTSKAAELQIPIIVPRIGESIFLQHQKFEANEWWKRYN